GGCTCACGCCCAGGCGCTCGCACTCGGCGTCGATCGTGGTGAACTCCACCGGGATCGCCTCCCTGGGGTGCGGGGGTTCGCCGAACGCGATCAGCCCGTTGCCGTCCACGTACCCGTCCATGCGCTCGGATCGGGCGCCGATCGCGTTGGCGCTCAGAACCAGGCGGTCGTTCAGGCCGTTCATGGCGCGCATCTGTTCCGCCAACCGGCGCAGCGACGGCGAAGGCTCGTAGCTGATCGCCCGGTTCCGCGGCGACGCCAGGCAGAACAGGTGGGCGAGCAGCGACACGTGGCCGCCCACGTCGAACAGCAGCCCCCCCGGGTCGCGCGCCACCTGGAGCAGGTTGGCGATCTCGTCCATCGATTCGCCGTTCGTCTGGAGGTGGTAGCGCAGATCGGGCAGCACCGCCCGCGGCGCGCGCAGCACGAGCGCCTCGTCGATCGTGACCACGCACCCGCCGGCCTCCTCTCGAATCTCGGCCCGCATGGTGGCGCGCGGCGCGCGAAAGCCGTAGAGGCGTCCGCGAAATGGGGCTTTCACCGCCTCCGGAAGCATCACGCCAGCCCAGCGGCGCAGGAATCGCGGCATTCCGCTCAAGGGCACCCGGCGGCTCGCGACGGTTCGGCGGCTCTCGATGCGAACCTCATTTCGCGACGGTCACCGCGGCTGGGCTCAAGACGAGCAGGGTGCCGTGCATCATCGGCAGGTGGGCGGGAATGGCGCAGGCGAAGTCGTAGATGCCCGGCGCGCCCGCCACATAGGTGGTGTCCACGATGTGCTGCCCCGGCAGCTTCACGAACAAGTCGTGAAGGACGAAGTTGTGCTCGTCGTCCTCGGGATTCACGAAATGAAAGTGGATCGTATCGCCCGCCACGACGGTGATCGTGCTCGGCTCGAATCCGTACACCTCCTTGCCTTCCAGCACGCCGCCCTTGGCAAAGTCCTGCTTGAGAAAGGGCAGCACGGCGGCATCCTCCTTTACCATGAGCGCGACCGTGGTGACGGTCACGTACCGGGCGCGAGGCGTGTACGACGCCTGCGCCGCGCGCGGGGTGGGCGCGCAGCCGGCAACGAGTACGAGCGCGGCGGCGCCGGCAACGGTCCAACCGTGGATGGGACGCAAGGCGGTGTCTCCTGAGGGAACGCATCAGATATGGTACGGCGGGAATGCGCCGGTATAATGGTGGGCCGGGAGCGGACGGCGCTACACCTGCCCTGCGCCGAACAGCGCACGTTTCACGATCTGCGTGACTACCAGATACCCGGTCACGAT
Above is a genomic segment from Gemmatimonadaceae bacterium containing:
- a CDS encoding cupredoxin domain-containing protein; translation: MRPIHGWTVAGAAALVLVAGCAPTPRAAQASYTPRARYVTVTTVALMVKEDAAVLPFLKQDFAKGGVLEGKEVYGFEPSTITVVAGDTIHFHFVNPEDDEHNFVLHDLFVKLPGQHIVDTTYVAGAPGIYDFACAIPAHLPMMHGTLLVLSPAAVTVAK
- a CDS encoding FkbM family methyltransferase; protein product: MPRFLRRWAGVMLPEAVKAPFRGRLYGFRAPRATMRAEIREEAGGCVVTIDEALVLRAPRAVLPDLRYHLQTNGESMDEIANLLQVARDPGGLLFDVGGHVSLLAHLFCLASPRNRAISYEPSPSLRRLAEQMRAMNGLNDRLVLSANAIGARSERMDGYVDGNGLIAFGEPPHPREAIPVEFTTIDAECERLGVSPSVVKIDIEGFEDRALAGAERLLAGHPPILLLEIHLDLLDARGV